A stretch of the Mustela nigripes isolate SB6536 chromosome X, MUSNIG.SB6536, whole genome shotgun sequence genome encodes the following:
- the LOC132007049 gene encoding LOW QUALITY PROTEIN: nuclear RNA export factor 3-like (The sequence of the model RefSeq protein was modified relative to this genomic sequence to represent the inferred CDS: substituted 2 bases at 2 genomic stop codons) encodes MSTRVRYAPYAVPPCHRRGNSQKQDQTQTNMEGEQKPPERRMEQEKQDETTGKWFKIIIPFGIKYDEKWLLDLIQGQCSVPFTPVEFHYERMQAQFFVEDASVAFALKNVNGKIWDEANERISIFTYPSDTPHSVQKELKSVKVEQTKLTMNKXYGGSQQSLNIQRVCFAPDLITHDIEMVPKPRHSMAASLKTHEKNMPEMRTQKELDEGKSLQPEEMTADRSTLCTAFPDKSTNISSILELFPKLLRLDSQESPSPTSVGIAAHKWLPTCRGSFFGSDALKRLVLQFLQHYYLIYDSRDRQGLLGAYHEEACFSLAIPFSPEDPGPSSLCEYFKESRNMKKLKDPSLRVQLLKHTKCDVMRSLCVLPKTQHDLSSFVVDMWFQTERMLCFSVNGVFKEVEGMSQDSVRAFTRTFIATPISNYSLCIVNDDLFVRDASPKENQSTSSVPVPTPSCSSWPTLCQKQQEMGQTFSTQSGMNLQWSQKXLHDSHWDYIGSHTVQGQAHDPRGDPHPDSSRILRTQP; translated from the exons ATGAGCACCCGAGTGAGATA CGCTCCCTATGCTGTTCCACCATGTCATCGGAGAGGCAATTCTCAGAAACAAGACCAAACCCAGACTAACATGGAGGGAGAGCAAAAGCCTCCAGAGAGAAGaatggagcaggagaagcaggatgaGACCACAGGGAAATGGTTCAAGATCATT ATTCCATTCGGCATCAAATATGATGAGAAGTGGCTGCTGGATCTGATTCAGGGACAATGCAGTGTCCCCTTCACCCCAGTTGAG TTTCACTATGAGAGAATGCAGGCCCAGTTTTTTGTTGAGGATGCCAGCGTTGCGTTTGCACTGAAGAATGTCAATGGCAAGATCTGGGATGAGGCTAATGAAAGG ATCTCTATCTTTACCTACCCCTCTGACACACCCCACTCTGTGCAGAAGGAGCTGAAGTCAGTAAAGGTGGAGCAGACAAAG CTGACCATGAACAAATGATATGGAGGCTCCCAGCAATCTCTTAACATCCAGAGAGTCTGCTTTGCCCCTG ACTTGATCACCCATGATATTGAAATGGTACCAAAGCCTAGACACAGCATGGCTGCCTCCCTGAAGACCCATGAGAAGAATATGCCTGAGATGAGGACTCAGA AGGAGCTGGACGAGGGCAAAAGTCTGCAGCCAGAAGAGATGACTGCCGACAGAAGCACCCTGTGCACCGCCTTCCCTGATAAATCAACCAACATAAG CTCCATCCTGGAATTGTTTCCCAAGTTATTACGCCTG gATAGCCAGGAGTCACCTTCACCAACCAGCGTTGGTATTGCAGCCCACAAGTGGTTACCAACCTGCAGG GGAAGCTTCTTTGGATCTGATGCACTGAAGCGTCTAGTCCTGCAATTCCTGCAGCA TTACTACTTGATCTACGACTCCAGAGACCGTCAGGGTCTCCTCGGTGCCTACCACgaagaggcctgcttctccctggccaTTCCCTTCAGCCCTGAGGACCCAGGCCC AAGCAGCTTGTGCGAGTACTTCAAGGAAAGCAGGAATATGAAGAAGCTCAAGGACCCCT CCCTGCGTGTTCAGCTGCTGAAGCATACAAAATGTGATGTCATGCGCTCCCTCTGTGTGCTGCCCAAAACTCAGCATGACCTCAGCTCCTTCGTGGTGGACATGTGGTTCCAGACG GAGAGGATGCTCTGCTTCTCTGTCAACGGGGTGTTCAAGGAAG TGGAAGGCATGTCTCAGGATTCTGTTCGTGCCTTCACTCGGACCTTCATTGCTACTCCTATCAGCAATTACAG TCTATGCATCGTGAATGATGATCTGTTTGTGAGGGACGCCAGCCCCAAGGAGAACCAGAGCACATCCTCTGTCCCAGTGCCCACACCCTCCTGCAGCTCCTGGCCCACCCTTTGCCAGAAGCAGCAGGAAATGGGGCAGACTTTCTCCACCCAGTCTGGGATGAATCTCCAGTGGTCTCAGAA GTAACTTCATGACAGCCACTGGGACTACATTGGTTCTCACACAGTGCAAG GCCAAGCACATGATCCCAGAGGAGACCCTCACCCAGACTCctccaggatcctgagaacaCAGCCCTGA